A segment of the Vibrio sp. YMD68 genome:
CAGTCACAGCAGTCAAGAAAACAGAAGTCAAGACAACACCAGTCAGGGCCATAAGAGCGATAATCATCAAAATCACAGCTACCAAGAAGCGGTAGCTTCCATGCAAAATCACCTACTTCCGAAGCTCAATAAACAATTAGAAATTTCATACCAAGACTCCCATGAATCGATCAATCAAATAACCCATCGGTTCGTCAAGTTGAGCCAACTGGTCAAAAACAGAAACGAAATTGACTCCTCTTTCATGGACACGGACTCCAAGGCGACGGACTGCAATGAATTGACAGAAGAGAAACAGCTTTTAGAAAAAGACATGAACCGAGCTTACAACGAATTGATGGAGCTGCTCCAGCACGGCGATAGAAACTTGCAACGGCAAGCGGGTGTCATGGAGTTATTTGGATTGCTCATTAAAGAATTACGAGCACTCGATTTTAAGGGAGAAGGGTGGGATGAAGCATTACTGGATAGTGAATTTAATAGAATCATTAATCGAACCGAGCTCGCGATGATAAAAAAGCGTAGCGAGAGCGAATCCGATGAAGGCGTGACCTATTTCTAGTGGAGAAGCCAATTTTAATGGGAGAAATTAAGCAATGAAAAAAACAATACTGATTGTTGATGATTCTGAATCGCTTCGACAAGTAGTAAGCATCGCGCTTGGGGGAGCGGGTTATGAAATCTTGGAGGCGAAAGATGGGGTTGATGGTTTAAAGAAACTGAATGGCGTAAGAGTACATCTGATTATTAGCGATGTGAATATGCCTAACATGGATGGGATTGATTTCGTCAAACAGGTCAAAACCTTAGATAAGTACAAGTTCACACCAATCATAATGTTAACGACGGAAAATCAAGAGTATCTCAAAGAAGAAAGTAGAAAGGCGGGGGCAAAAGCTTGGATGGTCAAGCCATTTAAGCCTGACCAGATGTTACAAGCAGTCTCAAAGCTACTGTCAGTTTAAAAGGGCAAATGGATGGACGTAAACGTTTATGTTGACAGCGCCGAGCGGAACTTAAAACACCATGTATTTTTAACTTAAAACGTTAATTGATCCGAAACTACCCGAAATAAAGCGGGATATAGCGAAACGAGCGAGGTGATTTTTGTCGTGAATTATTTAATGTTAGTGCGTAACAAAATCTATAAAGGCGCATAATTGCGCCCTGATTTGAGGTGATGTTTCGATTCACTTTTGTGCATATGCCGTTACTCAATCAACGCACTGAAGCAGATAACTTCGGACGACCACATTCAGGAAAATCAGCTTGTTGAACATACTCAATTAGCATTTTTCTATCACCAAGCAATTTAAAGTAGTCTTCTTCTGTATAAGTTCCAGCTCTAAGCTCTGAATACGGCTCCTCTATTGCCATATCCGCTTGATACTCCGTAATTGCTGCGTTGACATGAGTAAGTTCAGTTTGCTGCCAGTGGCGCTCTTCTACCTCGTTTATAATCGTAACTTTTTCAAACACGCCATCAACATAATGATAGATACCTAGATGTTCTCTAATGTCATCAGGTAACTCATTGGCGTTAACCGAGTGCTTATGGGCGATGTTGCTATGGCTTACATTACCAATAGCAATAACAACACCCATCTCGTCGGTATTTACAGTCACTGTGCTCATCATTCGCTCTCCCATACCGCATCAATATTTACCTCAAACTTCGAGACGACATTTGAATTAGGCCCATAATTACCGGTCATAAAACTTAATCGTTTCGGTGTCCCTCCATCAGCTAAAGTGATTGGAACAATAAATTCGTTATATACACCGTATGTGGTAGTAAAGTTTGGTACCGAAAAATAAATACTAGTGTTTTCAATTGGATATGTTGGCCCTCCACTTTCGCTATCATGACAATACATAATGACATACAAGTTGATCGGCTCACTCGTTATCACTCTGGTTTGGATATTAATGAACTTCACTTTTGATGCGGAAGCGGGCAGAACCCATTCTGGTTTTGGCGTTTGCCCAACAGGTAAAAGTGATATCGTTAGATCATCAGGATATAAACGAGCTTTTTTCAGGATTAATGGTGGCAAATTATCTGGACTATAAACGGACCCTAAGCCTTCTTTGAGCGCTTTTTCTGTCACCGCTTTTGATTCACTCTGACCTTGGTAGGAGTTCGATAATTGCACAACGCCAGAGCGCAAGGTAGTTGCGGTTCTGCGCAGCAGCTTCTTGATAGTCATGAATGCCGAGTCATCGGTTCCATCATCAACCTGAGCATTAGTGGCAATACGCGCAATCCCTGACTCTAACTCGGTAGCATGAGGGATAATTGGCGTGATGTTGATGGTCACCGCTGAGGCTTGGTACAAATCCATTGAGCACTCAATTTCGATTTGAACGTATTGATTATCAACAGAAGGAATGAGTGTTGAAGGGTACGAGCTATAAACAATAAGATTGCCATCAGAATCATGCAGACCAAACTCATTAATAAAGCGCCCAGCAAAGCGTGACGCGTCGACATAGACAATGGCATTGAACCAGTGCTCTTGCGTGTTGCCCTCATTAATATCTTGTCGACCGAACTCATTCACTAAGTGCGTGACGTCCGGTGTTGGCGTGACACTTGATCCATTCGCATCGCCTAGAGACATTTGGTCAATTAATAACTTTTGCCCACTTTGGTAGGCCGCTTCCAGCAGCTCTTTACCCTTATCGGTAAGCACCGCCGTGTGCTTTTGTGCAGATCCTAAACTCATATTTCATTACTCTTATTTCGGATAGTCATGCGATGTCGACTCTTTAGGGTGACCGCTGAATATAGTCCGCCAATTAACGTTGGATTGGTTGGGAAGTTTTTAGAGGTAATTCGGTTGCGTCCTGTTGAAACTGCAACGCTGAATATCCCTCCTGTCGATGGCTTGTTTTTTATCGTCATTTGCCAATGTTGAGAGCCTTGTTTGTTGCTCTCAACGACCGTGACGACGTTCTCATAGTCTTTTTGAGTCAACCCACCTTTGTCTTGAATCACTTCGACCAAAAAGGTGCCTTTAGCACCCATTGGATTCATTTGATGCCAAACGGTCAGCGTTGGGTTGAAACCTGTTAGGTCCAACGCTCGTTTTACAGCCCAGACCGTGCCTTTGTATCGATAAAGCACTAAGCCTTCTTTGACGACTTCACGCTTTCTCTCAACTGTCCAAGCGTCATCCCAGGTATCGACACGAAACCACCAAGAAAGCCAGGGTAAGTAAGATTCGTGGACGTTATCAATATCGAGAACCTGAAGACCATGAATGGCTAAGCGAAGCTCGTCCATCTCTTCCGTTGTCAGGAAACTCAGCGTTCGGAGTCGAACGTCTTGCTTTAAGATTTTGGGAAGCATTATTTCGTCTCGTTTATCCAGTATTTATAGGATATTCAAACCTGACAACATAATTTCCGTTCGGCAGCTGGATGCTATATATAAAGACACAATGCAGGCTCTAAATTACTCACAACGAGACAAGATATGAGCACTGACAATCAAACTAAAAACCCCGTAGAAACCGAATTAGAATCAGAAGTTCGAACCTTCACTTTGGAAGATATTGCCCGTGCAATGATGGAGTTTGATATCTGCATGTTGAACACTCCGGTTCAATTTGGTGGGATGGAACTCAACTGTGCTAAGCGAGTACGCAAAGCACTGGTTAAAGACCGAATTGAAGCCGTGCGTTTCACCAAAGAGCAATACGGTTTTGAATCTAACGATGCCATCACCGCGCATATCGCCTCGAGCATTTTAGTGTTTGGTGAACGCATTGAAGAGAGGCGAGATGAGCATGGCAAGCTCACGAACTTGGGTATGAAAGGCGAAGTGGTCATTCCTGTCGATATGCTGATTAACCTGCCCTATGAAGAGCACATCAACTTGGCTCACCTGATGGGAAAGAGCTAAACCTCGCTCGAATCAAACAGAATATTTTTGATCACTCTTTTCGACTGCTCACCCATAAGAAAATCGGTCTTGTCTCCGTTGGTGAATTACTCAATGCCGACTGGGCACAATATACGTATCTCATAGAGGTCTTTAATCATGACAATAAATAAGGACAGTGGTTACGCGTTAGAGCTCATTGTTGGGGTTAAAGACGCGTTTACTCAGCAGTCGAAAAAGATTGAAAAAGAATCGAATAAGCTGGAGCGAGAGTTTAAGCAGCTACAGAAAACCACTGCTGATGTTGATGCGTTTAAAAAGGCTGAGTCTGCCATTGAACAGTTAACCGAAGCGGAAAAGCAGTACACCAAAATATTAGGTCAAAAAAGAGGTGAATTGCCGAAGCTGAAGGCAGAGCTTGCCAAAGCGACACAACAGTCGCGCACACTGGCCAGTGAAGAATCGAAGCTTAGAGTTGTTATTAACAAACTCCGAACGGATATGGCTGGCCTGAGTGAGGCAGGAAACACCAATACAAAAGCATTCAAGAAAAAGGCAGGTGCAGTCGTTGAAGCCGAACGGAGATTGCAGGAATATCAGTCTAAGCTTCAGAAAGCGACCCAGAATGAGAACCGTATTCGCACCTCCATCTCAGCAACAGAACGTGAACTTGGTGATTTAGCCAAGGCTCACCAGAAGAACACGACTGAGATTAAAGAGCATGAGCGCTTAGTTTCTCGTTTGGGCATGTCATTGAAAGATGCAGGCTTAGATGTCAAAGATATTATCCAGGAAGAGAAGCGCCTTCAAGATCAACTAAACAAAACCAATAGAGAAATCTCAGAGCAAGGACGTGGGTTTAGTAAGTTGCAGAACTTTGAAAAGCTTGGAGCGATTGCAGGAGGTGCGATGGCATCTGCCGGACTTGCTTGGGCAGGTAACGATAAAGCCAAGAATGAACGTCTATTAGCGGCCAGAGCCAATTATTCACTTGAAGAAGTGCAGTCTTCACAACAGCGTCAATTTAGGAACGATCTAATCCGTTTATATGGGGCTGACACAGATACTATCTTCGCTACTCAAGCAATGGCCAAGCAACAGAACCTGACTGAAGATGAAACTCAAAAGCTAACAAAAGCCGCTATTCAACTACAGCAAATATTCCCGGATTACTCTTCTCAGGAATCCGTTCGTGCATTAGGGAATATATCTAAAGCCTTTGATG
Coding sequences within it:
- a CDS encoding response regulator, with the protein product MKKTILIVDDSESLRQVVSIALGGAGYEILEAKDGVDGLKKLNGVRVHLIISDVNMPNMDGIDFVKQVKTLDKYKFTPIIMLTTENQEYLKEESRKAGAKAWMVKPFKPDQMLQAVSKLLSV
- a CDS encoding phage tail protein; this encodes MSLGSAQKHTAVLTDKGKELLEAAYQSGQKLLIDQMSLGDANGSSVTPTPDVTHLVNEFGRQDINEGNTQEHWFNAIVYVDASRFAGRFINEFGLHDSDGNLIVYSSYPSTLIPSVDNQYVQIEIECSMDLYQASAVTINITPIIPHATELESGIARIATNAQVDDGTDDSAFMTIKKLLRRTATTLRSGVVQLSNSYQGQSESKAVTEKALKEGLGSVYSPDNLPPLILKKARLYPDDLTISLLPVGQTPKPEWVLPASASKVKFINIQTRVITSEPINLYVIMYCHDSESGGPTYPIENTSIYFSVPNFTTTYGVYNEFIVPITLADGGTPKRLSFMTGNYGPNSNVVSKFEVNIDAVWESE
- a CDS encoding phage tail protein I, producing MLPKILKQDVRLRTLSFLTTEEMDELRLAIHGLQVLDIDNVHESYLPWLSWWFRVDTWDDAWTVERKREVVKEGLVLYRYKGTVWAVKRALDLTGFNPTLTVWHQMNPMGAKGTFLVEVIQDKGGLTQKDYENVVTVVESNKQGSQHWQMTIKNKPSTGGIFSVAVSTGRNRITSKNFPTNPTLIGGLYSAVTLKSRHRMTIRNKSNEI